From Nitratidesulfovibrio vulgaris str. Hildenborough, a single genomic window includes:
- the tmcA gene encoding acidic tetraheme cytochrome c3 TmcA yields MFRRIGTVMLAFATLALLLAVAFARTDTPRLEPEALKPQQRPAAVFDHDAHNEKAKLENCAVCHHDAKDGKIVPEGSSEGTPCADCHAKAATKGTHLVNAYHRQCMNCHKTSGKGPTSCGGCHVRD; encoded by the coding sequence ATGTTCCGACGCATCGGCACCGTCATGCTGGCCTTCGCCACCCTCGCCCTGCTGCTGGCGGTGGCCTTCGCCCGCACCGATACGCCGCGCCTCGAACCCGAGGCCCTCAAGCCGCAACAGCGCCCCGCCGCCGTGTTCGACCACGACGCACACAACGAAAAAGCGAAGCTTGAGAACTGTGCCGTCTGTCATCACGACGCAAAAGATGGCAAGATAGTTCCTGAAGGTTCCAGCGAAGGCACCCCTTGCGCCGACTGCCACGCGAAGGCGGCTACCAAGGGCACCCATCTGGTCAACGCCTATCACCGGCAGTGCATGAACTGCCACAAGACGTCCGGCAAGGGCCCCACCAGCTGTGGTGGCTGCCACGTACGCGACTAG
- a CDS encoding hybrid sensor histidine kinase/response regulator codes for MSESILLVDDEEGIRKVLGITLADAGYRVTTAADGEEAMRRFAEERPDIVLTDIKMPGMSGLELLESIKSRDSEVEVIMLTGHGDMELAIQSLKRDATDFITKPINDDVLDIALGRARERITMRRRLREYTENLEDMVAKQSARLVAAERQLAALQVMDGIASGVQTLSRMLDQAGIFNELPCFVSMHSRYLEIVATNDLYKERLGHKVGQPSWEVYKGREGSGNGCPVWKVIETGEGQRSNEILIDKHGQEIPVIVHTAPILDNDGEIEMVLEISVDVSKVRRLQDELRITRERYRQLFDEAPCYIAVIDRSLKVVDANRRFHHDFGEPAARHCHDIFAHRLAACQGCPVERSFDDGKPHQYETVVTTGDGRQANVLVWTSPLRDAAGNITEVMEMSTDITQVRQLQDRLSQLGLLLGSTAHGIKGLLTALDGGVYRLGSGLDRNDEARVRDSFEDIRHLTGRLRKMVLDILYYAKKRDLNWEVVVAERFATETAELIEGKAVNRGVGFQLEIAAESGTFEADAGALSAALVNLLENAVEACAAERSRPEHSVTFSVGGDANHVEFSVRDDGVGMDRETREKLFTLFFSSKGSAGTGIGLFVANQVVQQHGGHIAVASEPGHGTTFTVSLPRRLPDVARCPAPQNGQPEGDEADDN; via the coding sequence ATGAGCGAGTCCATTCTGCTGGTGGATGACGAAGAAGGCATCCGCAAGGTGCTCGGCATAACGCTTGCCGACGCCGGCTACCGCGTCACCACTGCCGCCGACGGCGAAGAGGCAATGCGCCGCTTCGCCGAAGAAAGACCCGATATCGTCCTCACCGACATCAAGATGCCGGGCATGTCCGGACTTGAACTGCTTGAGAGCATCAAGTCACGCGACAGCGAGGTCGAAGTCATCATGCTCACCGGGCATGGCGACATGGAACTCGCCATCCAGAGTCTCAAGCGCGACGCCACCGACTTCATCACCAAGCCCATCAACGACGACGTACTCGACATCGCACTCGGACGTGCCCGAGAGCGCATCACCATGCGCCGACGCCTGCGCGAATACACCGAGAATCTCGAGGACATGGTCGCCAAGCAGTCTGCCCGTCTCGTGGCTGCCGAGAGGCAACTCGCCGCCTTGCAGGTCATGGACGGCATCGCCTCCGGTGTGCAGACCCTCTCGCGGATGCTCGACCAGGCGGGCATCTTCAACGAGCTTCCTTGCTTCGTCTCCATGCACAGCCGCTATCTGGAAATCGTGGCTACCAACGACCTCTACAAGGAACGCCTCGGACACAAGGTGGGACAACCCAGCTGGGAGGTCTACAAGGGGCGCGAAGGCAGCGGCAACGGCTGTCCGGTCTGGAAGGTCATCGAGACGGGCGAAGGGCAGCGCAGCAACGAGATACTCATCGACAAGCACGGGCAGGAGATTCCCGTCATCGTGCATACGGCACCCATTCTCGACAACGACGGCGAAATCGAGATGGTGCTCGAGATTTCCGTGGACGTCTCCAAAGTGCGCAGGTTGCAGGACGAATTGCGCATCACCCGCGAGCGCTATCGGCAGCTTTTCGACGAGGCCCCCTGCTACATCGCCGTCATCGACCGTTCACTCAAGGTCGTGGATGCCAATCGACGCTTCCACCATGACTTCGGCGAACCCGCCGCGCGCCACTGCCATGACATCTTCGCCCACCGTCTCGCCGCATGTCAGGGCTGCCCCGTCGAACGCAGTTTCGACGACGGCAAACCCCACCAGTACGAGACGGTCGTCACCACAGGCGACGGCAGACAGGCCAACGTGCTGGTCTGGACCTCACCCCTGCGCGACGCTGCGGGCAACATCACCGAAGTGATGGAGATGTCCACCGACATCACGCAAGTCCGCCAGTTGCAGGACAGGCTTTCACAGCTAGGGCTGCTGCTTGGTTCCACGGCCCACGGTATCAAGGGGCTGCTCACCGCACTGGACGGCGGCGTGTACCGCCTTGGCAGCGGGCTGGACAGGAACGACGAGGCGCGAGTCCGTGACAGTTTCGAGGACATCCGTCACCTGACCGGTCGCCTTCGCAAGATGGTGCTCGACATCCTCTACTACGCCAAGAAGCGCGACCTCAACTGGGAAGTGGTGGTGGCAGAGCGCTTCGCCACCGAGACAGCCGAACTCATAGAGGGCAAGGCCGTCAACCGTGGCGTGGGTTTCCAGCTTGAGATAGCAGCGGAATCGGGCACGTTCGAGGCAGACGCGGGAGCCCTTTCGGCAGCCCTTGTCAACCTGCTTGAGAACGCCGTTGAAGCGTGTGCCGCCGAACGTTCCCGACCGGAACACTCGGTGACCTTCTCCGTGGGTGGAGACGCCAACCATGTTGAATTCTCGGTACGTGACGACGGCGTCGGCATGGACCGTGAAACCCGCGAGAAGCTCTTCACCCTGTTCTTCTCGTCCAAGGGGTCCGCTGGCACGGGCATTGGCCTGTTCGTGGCCAATCAGGTCGTGCAGCAGCATGGCGGGCATATCGCCGTGGCTTCTGAGCCCGGGCACGGTACGACATTCACCGTATCGTTGCCACGACGCCTGCCGGATGTCGCGCGCTGCCCAGCCCCTCAGAACGGACAACCCGAGGGTGACGAGGCGGACGACAACTGA
- the divK gene encoding DVU0259 family response regulator domain-containing protein, translating into MAYKILVVDDDPYIVKYMVDILSDNGYATCSASDGSEALDVLRREKPDLVTLDLEMPNEWGPRFYRKMTREDEFRNVPVIVISGLSGIHLAIRNAVASLKKPFDPNKLLEIIRQTLENPEGIRSAEGEH; encoded by the coding sequence ATGGCGTACAAGATTCTGGTCGTTGACGACGACCCGTACATCGTCAAGTACATGGTCGACATACTGAGCGACAACGGCTACGCCACCTGTTCCGCTTCGGACGGGTCGGAAGCGCTCGACGTATTGCGACGCGAAAAGCCCGACCTCGTCACCCTCGACCTCGAAATGCCCAACGAATGGGGGCCGAGGTTCTACCGCAAGATGACCCGCGAAGACGAGTTCCGTAACGTCCCGGTCATCGTCATCAGCGGTCTTTCGGGCATCCATCTCGCCATACGCAATGCCGTGGCATCGCTCAAGAAGCCCTTCGACCCCAACAAGCTGCTCGAGATCATCAGGCAGACACTTGAAAACCCCGAGGGCATCCGTTCCGCCGAAGGGGAACACTAG
- a CDS encoding RrF2 family transcriptional regulator, which yields MRILTNSRYGTRMLLDIALHQRERPVLMKDVAARLSISQKYLEKLSRPLKEAGLLVSQRGPTGGHMLGRPAVEITVGDVVRVMEGGDELVGCGRDEAACSHAPGCLTRMIWKECSHAMFARLDAITFDELLRYADQGVKFGDFCPNVLAEHALTGEHDLCEADGG from the coding sequence ATGCGGATACTGACGAACAGCCGTTACGGGACACGGATGCTGCTGGACATCGCCTTGCACCAGCGCGAGCGGCCCGTCCTGATGAAGGACGTGGCAGCCAGACTGTCCATTTCACAGAAGTATCTCGAAAAATTGAGCCGTCCTCTCAAGGAGGCCGGACTTCTCGTGAGCCAGCGAGGGCCCACGGGCGGGCATATGCTGGGGCGCCCTGCCGTTGAAATCACGGTGGGCGACGTGGTGCGGGTCATGGAAGGGGGCGATGAACTGGTCGGGTGCGGGCGTGATGAGGCTGCCTGTTCCCACGCGCCGGGCTGCCTTACGCGCATGATATGGAAGGAATGCAGTCACGCCATGTTCGCACGCCTTGACGCCATCACCTTCGACGAACTGTTGCGGTATGCCGACCAGGGAGTGAAGTTCGGCGACTTCTGCCCCAACGTGCTCGCAGAGCATGCCCTCACTGGTGAACACGACCTTTGCGAGGCCGACGGCGGTTAG
- the tmcB gene encoding electron transfer complex ferredoxin TmcB, with translation MGITERRIEDAGLMRGIAALTPERIEKVVKAVTEGEAGARLKVYYETCMRCGLCAKACHYCISHDGEPDYSPVGKMEQTMWRLLREGGRVSPDVIYDMAQIAYTECNLCRRCIHYCPIGIDTGYVISLVRRICHRLGVTPRYMQDTAHSHAATFNQMWVKEDEWVDSLIWQEDEARSEIPTMRIPLEVEGADILYSVIAPEPKFRTQLIYQAAVIMDQAGVSWTMPATPGWDNSDMAMFSGDSEVMGRIKRAHFELAQRLRVKRIVMGECGHAFRSIYDVGNRWLGWKMHPVPVVHSVEFFWELFDQGKIKLAKRFEEPVTIHDPCNIVRGRGLMDKLREVVHALCPNVVEMTPNREHNFCCCAGGGVINCGPPFKGVRVEGNRIKAEQLKATGVKTVIAPCHNCHGGLEDIIHHYKLGMHTKFLGDIIYDCMEKPGAV, from the coding sequence ATGGGCATCACTGAACGCAGAATCGAAGACGCCGGGCTCATGCGCGGCATCGCAGCACTCACTCCGGAACGCATCGAGAAGGTCGTGAAGGCCGTCACCGAAGGCGAAGCCGGGGCGCGGCTCAAGGTCTACTACGAAACCTGCATGCGCTGCGGCCTGTGCGCCAAGGCATGTCACTACTGCATCTCGCACGACGGCGAACCCGACTACTCACCCGTGGGCAAGATGGAACAGACCATGTGGCGGCTGCTGCGCGAAGGCGGGCGGGTATCTCCCGACGTCATCTACGACATGGCGCAGATAGCGTACACCGAATGCAACCTGTGCAGACGTTGCATCCACTACTGTCCCATCGGCATCGACACGGGCTACGTCATCAGCCTCGTCAGGCGCATCTGCCACAGGCTGGGGGTCACCCCCCGCTACATGCAGGACACCGCCCACAGCCACGCAGCCACCTTCAACCAGATGTGGGTGAAGGAAGACGAATGGGTCGACAGCCTCATCTGGCAGGAAGATGAAGCGCGAAGCGAGATTCCGACCATGCGCATCCCCCTCGAGGTGGAAGGCGCAGACATCCTCTATTCCGTCATCGCCCCGGAACCGAAGTTCCGTACGCAACTCATCTACCAGGCCGCCGTCATCATGGACCAGGCAGGCGTAAGCTGGACCATGCCCGCCACGCCGGGATGGGACAACTCGGACATGGCCATGTTCAGCGGCGACAGCGAAGTCATGGGCCGCATCAAGCGCGCCCATTTCGAACTTGCACAGCGCCTGCGGGTGAAGCGCATCGTCATGGGCGAATGCGGCCACGCCTTCCGTTCCATCTACGACGTGGGCAACCGCTGGCTTGGCTGGAAGATGCATCCGGTACCGGTGGTGCACTCTGTGGAGTTCTTCTGGGAGTTGTTCGATCAGGGCAAGATCAAGCTCGCCAAGCGGTTCGAAGAACCCGTGACCATCCACGACCCGTGCAACATCGTGCGCGGGCGCGGGCTCATGGACAAGCTGCGCGAGGTCGTCCACGCCCTCTGCCCCAATGTGGTGGAGATGACACCCAACCGCGAGCACAACTTCTGCTGCTGTGCCGGTGGCGGCGTCATCAACTGCGGCCCGCCATTCAAGGGCGTGCGCGTGGAGGGCAACCGCATCAAGGCCGAGCAACTCAAAGCCACGGGAGTGAAGACCGTCATCGCCCCCTGCCACAACTGCCATGGCGGCCTGGAGGACATCATCCACCATTACAAACTGGGGATGCACACCAAGTTCCTCGGCGACATCATCTACGACTGCATGGAGAAGCCCGGTGCGGTCTAG
- a CDS encoding GNAT family N-acetyltransferase → MQSIPCKVVPLTQGHYSAVEAVWEASVRSTHAFLREDDLLTIRARLVSDFLPAVTLYGVFMEGSLAGFAGTASRKLEMLFIAPYWQGRGLGRRLVESAIRHEGVAFVDVNEQNPRALAFYRHMGFEVVGRSERDGMGMPYPLLHMMLRHEHDQK, encoded by the coding sequence ATGCAATCGATTCCGTGCAAGGTCGTACCTCTCACGCAAGGGCACTATAGCGCCGTCGAGGCTGTCTGGGAGGCGTCGGTACGCTCGACGCACGCATTCTTGAGAGAGGACGACCTGTTGACCATCAGGGCTAGACTGGTTTCGGACTTCCTTCCGGCGGTGACGCTGTACGGCGTATTCATGGAGGGCTCTTTGGCTGGTTTTGCGGGGACCGCCAGCCGCAAGCTGGAGATGTTATTCATCGCCCCATACTGGCAGGGGCGCGGTCTAGGCAGGAGGCTTGTAGAATCTGCCATACGCCATGAGGGAGTCGCCTTCGTCGATGTCAACGAACAGAATCCACGGGCACTGGCGTTCTACAGGCATATGGGGTTCGAGGTGGTGGGCCGGTCTGAGCGCGATGGTATGGGGATGCCATACCCGCTTCTGCACATGATGCTTCGCCATGAGCATGACCAGAAGTGA
- a CDS encoding PAS domain S-box protein, whose amino-acid sequence MDSARVPWRRTLAFRVVGAAAVPLFVAVVILSWGSITYQKSHLFDELSNGADRLSNTIRLGARYAMMINARDEINQIIRDVSGQKAIASIRIYNKEGVIKFSGDASEVEERTNIRDEACRRCHETEPPRPSLSLQERVRVFTGPEGQRYLGSLSPIYNEPGCSGPPCHFHPEEKLVLGALDVVLPLEGAESEILSFQRRVILLAAAVFLLGGGGIALLLDRFLTRPVGVLIEGTRRVARGEAVNLNAVRQGDEIGELARAISRMSRDIVDKQEELNRQRDEYQQLFDQVPCTITVQDTSLRLLKYNREFRERFNPTPGEHCFKAYKGRTDKCPHCAVARTMETGLPHCSEESGYNADGTRAHWLVHTTPVFNAEGAVVAAMEMCLDITARKELEERLRRSELKYHAIFNNIPSAVFVLEEASLDIIDCNSTAEAVYGWKAEEVRGRNFLHLFAPDERERYASQLRAFTVLNRARHFKRDGTPFFVDIMLSPSEYNGRQVLLLTTSDITQRLEAEQKVIQAGKMATLGEMATGVAHELNQPLTVIKAASGFLLRKARKGEPVAPDVLSTMTAEMDAHVDRASRIIEHMREFGRKSDIVLERVSVNEVLRSATEFFSRQMTVRGITIEWQLDASEPVVMAVANRLEQVVINLLLNARDAIEEHAAAHDARRVITLRTETDGREVVMEVCDSGPGIPRALQQRIFEPFFTTKKVGKGTGLGLSISYGLVKDFGGSISVGDAPGGGARFTVRMPDAGRNA is encoded by the coding sequence ATGGACAGTGCACGGGTTCCGTGGCGACGCACACTGGCGTTCCGCGTCGTGGGCGCGGCAGCCGTTCCGCTTTTCGTGGCGGTGGTGATCCTCTCGTGGGGCAGCATCACCTACCAGAAGTCCCACCTTTTCGATGAACTCTCGAACGGTGCCGACCGCCTGAGCAACACCATCCGTCTCGGGGCGCGCTATGCCATGATGATCAACGCGCGTGACGAGATCAACCAGATCATACGTGACGTGTCCGGTCAGAAGGCCATCGCCTCCATACGCATCTACAACAAGGAGGGGGTGATCAAGTTCTCCGGTGATGCGTCCGAGGTCGAGGAACGTACCAACATCCGCGACGAGGCATGCCGACGCTGCCACGAGACGGAACCGCCCCGGCCCTCGCTTTCGCTGCAGGAAAGGGTGCGTGTCTTCACCGGGCCGGAGGGGCAGCGCTATCTGGGTAGCCTTTCACCCATCTACAACGAACCCGGCTGTTCCGGCCCGCCGTGCCACTTTCATCCTGAAGAGAAACTCGTACTCGGAGCCCTTGATGTGGTGCTGCCCCTCGAAGGGGCCGAGAGCGAAATCCTATCCTTCCAGCGCCGGGTCATCCTTCTTGCGGCGGCGGTGTTCCTGCTTGGCGGCGGCGGCATCGCCCTGTTGCTGGACAGGTTCCTCACCCGTCCCGTGGGCGTGCTCATCGAAGGTACGCGCCGGGTGGCGCGGGGCGAGGCGGTCAACCTCAATGCCGTGCGGCAGGGCGACGAGATAGGTGAACTGGCGCGTGCCATCTCACGCATGTCGCGCGACATCGTCGACAAGCAGGAGGAGTTGAATCGCCAGCGCGACGAGTATCAGCAACTTTTCGATCAGGTACCGTGCACCATCACGGTGCAGGACACGTCGCTTCGGCTGCTCAAGTACAACCGGGAGTTCCGCGAACGCTTCAATCCCACACCCGGCGAGCATTGCTTCAAGGCATACAAGGGGCGCACCGACAAGTGTCCGCATTGCGCCGTGGCGCGCACCATGGAAACCGGGTTGCCGCACTGCAGCGAGGAAAGCGGTTACAACGCGGATGGAACGCGCGCGCACTGGCTGGTGCACACGACGCCCGTCTTCAACGCGGAAGGCGCCGTCGTCGCAGCCATGGAGATGTGCCTCGACATCACGGCACGCAAGGAACTCGAAGAGCGCCTTCGGCGTTCCGAACTCAAGTACCACGCCATCTTCAACAACATCCCCAGTGCCGTGTTCGTCCTCGAAGAGGCGTCGCTGGACATCATCGACTGCAACTCCACGGCAGAGGCCGTCTACGGGTGGAAGGCCGAAGAGGTGCGCGGACGTAACTTCCTCCATCTGTTCGCCCCCGACGAGCGCGAACGGTATGCCTCGCAACTCCGGGCCTTCACCGTGCTCAACCGGGCGCGTCATTTCAAGCGCGACGGCACGCCCTTCTTCGTGGACATCATGCTCTCGCCCTCGGAGTACAACGGACGGCAGGTCTTGCTGCTGACCACCAGCGACATCACACAGCGACTCGAGGCGGAACAGAAGGTCATTCAGGCGGGCAAGATGGCAACGCTGGGCGAAATGGCCACCGGGGTCGCCCATGAGTTGAACCAGCCGCTCACGGTCATCAAGGCCGCCAGCGGGTTCTTGCTGCGCAAGGCACGCAAGGGCGAGCCCGTCGCCCCTGACGTCCTGTCGACCATGACGGCGGAGATGGACGCCCATGTGGACAGGGCAAGTCGCATCATCGAGCACATGCGCGAATTCGGACGTAAATCCGACATCGTACTGGAAAGGGTGTCCGTCAACGAGGTGCTGCGCTCCGCCACCGAGTTCTTCAGCAGACAGATGACCGTGCGGGGCATCACCATCGAATGGCAGCTGGACGCGAGCGAACCCGTGGTCATGGCCGTGGCGAACCGCCTCGAGCAGGTGGTCATCAATCTTCTGCTCAATGCCCGGGATGCCATCGAGGAGCACGCCGCGGCGCATGATGCGCGACGGGTCATCACCCTGCGTACCGAAACGGACGGGCGCGAGGTGGTCATGGAGGTGTGCGACTCGGGCCCCGGCATCCCGCGTGCCTTGCAGCAGCGCATCTTCGAGCCGTTCTTCACGACGAAGAAGGTGGGCAAGGGCACGGGTCTGGGCCTTTCCATAAGCTACGGTCTGGTCAAGGACTTCGGCGGCAGCATCTCGGTCGGTGACGCCCCGGGGGGCGGGGCCCGTTTCACCGTGCGCATGCCCGATGCAGGGAGGAATGCATGA
- a CDS encoding response regulator — MRVLIVDDEMGMRLFLRTLFETGGHEAVVARNGQEGLARAREIRPHLVVLDVMMPGGGGLVMYRALRNDADLAATPVIMLSGVKGSTFAHALELYDAAAGTLPPPEAYVEKPPRPDEILALAERLTGCTASCG, encoded by the coding sequence ATGCGGGTTCTCATCGTCGACGACGAGATGGGCATGAGGCTCTTCCTGCGCACCCTGTTCGAAACGGGCGGCCACGAGGCCGTGGTCGCCCGCAACGGGCAGGAAGGACTGGCAAGGGCGCGAGAGATACGACCGCATCTCGTCGTGCTTGATGTGATGATGCCGGGGGGCGGAGGGCTGGTCATGTACCGCGCACTCCGCAACGATGCCGACCTCGCCGCGACGCCGGTCATCATGCTCTCCGGCGTGAAGGGCAGCACCTTCGCACACGCCCTCGAACTGTACGATGCCGCGGCGGGCACGCTGCCGCCCCCTGAAGCCTATGTGGAAAAACCGCCACGCCCCGACGAAATACTGGCACTGGCGGAGCGCCTGACAGGATGCACCGCATCCTGCGGGTAA
- the tmcD gene encoding electron transfer complex subunit TmcD — MRSPTAWDWELGRKVIAESVAPLEGHLWQEEAQFAPDGSAFAAVVCVEEGAFSLRVNDTVWDTTFEKAWYPRYTPDGRLTALVQIDGEWTLAVDGTPWEEMYGFVWDTHFGSNGDIILPVQQDMQYGLSINGTPWETLYENANNFSVSPSGARTAAVVQTVSLGQADIETYQKGAYTVAIDGEPWPRVFINAWTPVFDTHGRRVAAQVRLSLYDYTIAVDGEPWPVTFPCVWEPVFDPATGSVAAPVRKDGRWGMALDGNLIWPASFFQCWHPRFSPDGRRLWAIVAPDYGSFTVACDGIPWGNRFPVVSDLVLSPDGSRAAAVGNHDNTRFSVIVDDKVWPGEWDMVWAPVFSADGAHVAVKARKGDTFHFIVDGKPWREGFSQAGTPVFGPDGDRLLMCGVQNGAAVRHIVACNDF; from the coding sequence ATGAGGTCGCCGACCGCGTGGGATTGGGAGTTGGGTCGTAAGGTCATCGCGGAGTCCGTTGCTCCGCTCGAAGGCCACCTCTGGCAGGAAGAGGCGCAGTTCGCCCCCGACGGCAGCGCCTTCGCAGCCGTGGTCTGCGTCGAAGAGGGGGCATTCAGCCTGCGGGTCAACGACACGGTCTGGGACACCACGTTCGAAAAGGCGTGGTATCCCCGTTACACGCCCGACGGGCGGCTTACCGCCCTTGTGCAGATCGACGGCGAATGGACTCTCGCTGTTGACGGCACCCCGTGGGAAGAGATGTACGGCTTCGTCTGGGACACGCACTTCGGCAGCAACGGCGACATCATCCTCCCTGTGCAACAGGACATGCAGTACGGTCTTTCCATCAACGGCACCCCGTGGGAGACCCTCTACGAGAACGCCAACAACTTTTCCGTTTCACCTTCCGGTGCACGCACAGCCGCCGTCGTGCAGACAGTGTCGCTTGGTCAGGCCGATATCGAGACCTACCAGAAGGGTGCCTACACCGTGGCCATCGACGGCGAACCATGGCCACGGGTCTTCATCAATGCATGGACGCCCGTCTTCGACACCCATGGCAGACGCGTGGCGGCGCAGGTGCGACTCTCGCTGTACGACTACACCATCGCGGTGGACGGCGAACCGTGGCCTGTCACCTTCCCGTGCGTCTGGGAACCCGTCTTCGACCCTGCCACGGGGTCCGTGGCGGCACCTGTCCGCAAGGATGGCCGATGGGGCATGGCGCTTGACGGCAACCTGATATGGCCCGCCAGCTTCTTCCAGTGCTGGCATCCGCGCTTCTCTCCCGACGGACGCAGACTCTGGGCCATCGTCGCCCCGGACTACGGCAGCTTCACTGTCGCCTGCGACGGCATCCCGTGGGGCAACAGATTCCCCGTCGTCTCCGACCTCGTCCTGTCGCCCGACGGCAGCAGGGCTGCCGCCGTGGGCAACCACGACAACACCCGCTTCTCCGTCATCGTGGATGACAAGGTCTGGCCCGGTGAGTGGGACATGGTCTGGGCTCCGGTCTTCAGTGCAGACGGCGCACATGTGGCGGTGAAGGCCCGCAAGGGCGACACCTTCCACTTCATCGTCGACGGCAAGCCGTGGCGCGAAGGTTTTTCGCAGGCCGGCACCCCCGTCTTCGGGCCTGACGGTGACAGATTGCTCATGTGTGGCGTGCAGAACGGCGCGGCGGTGCGGCACATCGTCGCATGCAACGACTTCTAG
- a CDS encoding universal stress protein yields MFKKIIFATSASPACDNAAKVAFDLARRNKARLYVFHVLGVPSRGFSQVVRDLRTGEEEHHDADYRDWVLEEMKQTYSYQLETYGSPDVVMQVVAGVPHTEILRFARQEGADLIVMGANTREEDPGASRVRSVIGNTMQRVARSARCPVLIVNRPCTTCWNLFSNIVFSTDFSKAADSAFNFALKTASQIGAKLYLFHACDLAANPMGVFAGQVEIERRIEKAQALMQERYVSKMGDFENYQVDIWEGTPYVEILKYARARQADLIVMAHHTKEGEVEEAEIGSTVEQVVLRSACPVASVSKPEKAVV; encoded by the coding sequence ATGTTCAAGAAGATCATATTCGCGACGTCGGCCTCTCCAGCGTGCGACAATGCCGCCAAGGTGGCCTTCGACCTTGCGCGACGCAACAAGGCGCGCCTCTACGTCTTCCATGTTCTCGGTGTGCCCTCCCGCGGGTTCAGTCAGGTCGTCCGCGACCTGCGCACCGGTGAAGAAGAGCACCACGACGCGGACTACCGCGACTGGGTGCTCGAGGAAATGAAGCAGACCTATTCGTACCAGCTTGAAACCTACGGTTCCCCCGACGTGGTCATGCAGGTGGTGGCGGGTGTGCCGCACACCGAGATACTGCGCTTCGCGCGTCAGGAAGGGGCAGACCTCATCGTCATGGGTGCCAACACGCGGGAAGAAGACCCCGGCGCATCGCGAGTGCGCAGCGTCATCGGCAACACCATGCAGCGTGTCGCCCGTTCAGCCCGCTGTCCTGTCCTCATCGTCAACAGGCCCTGCACCACCTGCTGGAACCTGTTCTCGAACATCGTCTTCAGCACCGACTTCTCCAAGGCGGCCGACTCGGCGTTCAACTTCGCCCTCAAGACGGCCTCCCAGATAGGGGCAAAGCTCTATCTCTTCCACGCCTGCGACCTTGCTGCCAACCCCATGGGCGTCTTCGCAGGACAGGTCGAAATCGAAAGGCGCATCGAAAAGGCACAGGCACTCATGCAAGAGCGCTACGTCTCGAAGATGGGCGACTTCGAGAACTATCAGGTCGACATCTGGGAGGGCACTCCCTACGTCGAAATACTCAAGTACGCACGGGCACGGCAGGCCGACCTCATCGTGATGGCCCACCACACCAAGGAGGGCGAAGTTGAAGAGGCCGAGATAGGCAGCACCGTCGAGCAGGTCGTCCTGCGTTCGGCATGCCCCGTGGCCAGTGTCAGCAAGCCCGAAAAGGCCGTCGTCTAG
- the tmcC gene encoding TmcC family electron transfer complex membrane anchor subunit has translation MQAFYNLLIGPGAWIAFAVFLGGCAWRLSTMGALARRKDMVAVAYMESKHSLNSIMHWVTPFATLGWRENPAMTVATFAFHISIVLLALFAPGHATMWDYAFGVGVWALPEAVADILTIVALAACGFFAWRRLSDPTVSFVTRPMDWLVLGLAAVPLLTGILAKYVMTQNLVFATLHVLSGEAMLVALPFTRLSHAVFSVFTRAYIGSEFGAVRHCKDW, from the coding sequence ATGCAGGCATTCTACAACCTTCTCATCGGCCCAGGGGCATGGATCGCCTTTGCCGTCTTTCTGGGCGGCTGCGCGTGGCGTCTTTCGACCATGGGCGCGCTGGCCCGACGCAAGGACATGGTGGCCGTTGCCTATATGGAGTCGAAGCACTCGCTGAACTCCATAATGCACTGGGTCACCCCCTTCGCCACGCTCGGCTGGCGCGAGAACCCCGCCATGACCGTCGCCACCTTCGCCTTCCACATCAGCATCGTACTGCTGGCGCTTTTCGCGCCGGGGCATGCCACCATGTGGGACTACGCCTTCGGCGTGGGCGTCTGGGCCCTGCCCGAAGCCGTTGCCGACATCCTGACCATAGTGGCGCTGGCGGCCTGCGGCTTCTTCGCCTGGCGGCGCCTCTCGGACCCCACGGTGAGCTTCGTGACGCGCCCCATGGACTGGCTGGTGCTGGGCCTTGCGGCGGTTCCCCTGCTCACGGGCATTCTGGCCAAGTACGTGATGACGCAGAATCTCGTGTTCGCCACTCTGCATGTTCTCTCGGGCGAAGCCATGCTGGTGGCATTGCCCTTCACACGACTCAGCCACGCGGTCTTCTCGGTGTTCACCCGCGCGTACATAGGCTCGGAATTCGGCGCGGTGCGCCACTGCAAGGACTGGTAA